Proteins encoded together in one Deltaproteobacteria bacterium window:
- a CDS encoding ORF6N domain-containing protein encodes MAQATSLIPAERIENSILLIRKEKVILDEDLAFLYGVSTKVLIQAVKRNIERFPPDFMFQLSKEEFAFLRSQIVTSKLKSGRGGRRYPPYAFTEEGVAMLSSVLNSPRAIRVNIEIMRAFVRLRKLLASNADLARKLEALEKKYDAQGKAIFDAIRQLMTQPKADRKKIGFHLKERHSPYMARVKKRHPN; translated from the coding sequence ATGGCTCAGGCGACATCCTTAATTCCCGCAGAACGAATTGAAAATTCAATCCTACTCATCCGAAAAGAAAAAGTCATACTGGATGAAGATTTAGCATTTCTTTACGGGGTTTCTACGAAGGTTTTGATCCAGGCTGTAAAACGGAATATAGAACGATTTCCTCCAGATTTTATGTTCCAGTTGAGCAAAGAAGAGTTTGCTTTTTTGAGGTCACAAATTGTGACCTCAAAGCTGAAGAGCGGAAGAGGAGGCCGACGCTATCCCCCGTATGCTTTTACCGAAGAAGGTGTAGCCATGTTGTCGAGTGTATTGAATAGTCCAAGGGCGATCAGAGTTAATATCGAGATCATGAGGGCCTTCGTTCGGTTACGAAAACTACTCGCCTCCAATGCTGACCTGGCACGTAAACTGGAAGCATTAGAAAAGAAATACGATGCCCAGGGCAAGGCGATTTTTGATGCGATTCGCCAACTCATGACGCAGCCTAAGGCGGACAGGAAAAAGATTGGCTTTCATCTGAAAGAGCGGCATAGCCCCTATATGGCCAGAGTAAAAAAGAGACACCCAAATTAA